The following are encoded in a window of Palaemon carinicauda isolate YSFRI2023 chromosome 31, ASM3689809v2, whole genome shotgun sequence genomic DNA:
- the LOC137624772 gene encoding hemocyanin A chain-like — MDAADSGSFSMPKYERACGIPNRMLLPKGTKDGMEFALILAVTDGGYDLTHPDVESEHGGTHAHCGAHGEIYPDKRPMGFPLDRRIPDRRVFDETTNFKLTHVKVYHDDHHH; from the coding sequence ATGGATGCAGCTGACAGTGGTAGTTTTAGCATGCCCAAATATGAAAGGGCTTGTGGCATCCCCAACAGAATGCTTTTGCCCAAGGGTACAAAAGACGGAATGGAATTTGCTCTAATTTTGGCAGTCACTGACGGAGGCTATGATTTAACTCATCCTGATGTTGAATCTGAACATGGAGGAACTCATGCTCACTGCGGAGCCCATGGTGAGATCTACCCAGACAAGCGTCCTATGGGATTCCCACTTGATCGCCGTATCCCAGACAGAAGAGTCTTTGATGAGACTACCAACTTCAAACTTACTCATGTGAAGGTATACCATGATGACCACCACCATTAA
- the LOC137624773 gene encoding uncharacterized protein, producing MRLNRYDFEYQYKSGKSLLLPDTLSRACPKEENRDTLVRMIFTEKLPRFNFKGSKRRHHKIKEEWPDRKDKIPEVLKPYFDFRDSMSYQDGIILKGTCILIPSKLRDSIKTKLRVTHLGYDSMKRRARDAIFWPGMSKEIKKMVNSCDIFQQYNLETRRNR from the coding sequence ATGAGGTTGAACCGGTACGACTTCGAATATCAGTACAAAAGCGGAAAAAGCCTATTGTTACCCGATACCCTTAGCAGGGCCTGCccaaaagaggaaaatagagaCACATTGGTAAGGATGATATTCACAGAAAAATTACCCAGATTCAATTTTAAAGGAAGTAAGAGACGCCACCACAAAATCAAGGAAGAATGGCCTGATCGCAAAGACAAAATTCCGGAAGTATTAAAGCCTTACTTCGATTTTAGAGATTCCATGAGTTACCAAGACGGCATCATTCTAAAGGGAACTTGTATACTGATTCCTAGTAAACTACGAGATTCAATCAAAACGAAACTTCGTGTAACTCATCTTGGTTACGATAGCATGAAGCGACGAGCAAGAGATGCAATATTTTGGCCAGGGATgtcgaaagaaataaagaaaatggtcAATTCATGTGACATTTTCCAGCAGTATAACCTCGAAACCAGAAGGAATCGTTGA
- the LOC137624460 gene encoding hemocyanin B chain-like → MYLRRSDAFWCHRPFCPVTMKVLVLCVFLALAAADTPLPKRQQDVNHLLWNVYDHHHFDDLKGYAASFDPVADKSQYKDGGEAAEHLVQEYKDHRLLEQHHWFSLFNERQREEALMLFDVFMQCKTWDCAVHNAAYWREHMNEGEFVYALYTAVIHSDLGHGIVLPPLYEVTPHMFTNSEIIQKAYTAKMTNQPGKFEMEFTGTKKNKEQRVAYFGEDIGMNLHHVTWHMDYPFWWEDKYGGHLDRKGELFFWVHHQLTVRFDSERLSNHLDMVDELQWEKPVEEGFAPHTIYKYGGEFPARPDHIHFEDVDGVARVRDMVITESRIRDAIAHGYITGKDGKVIDIMNDQGVDKLGDIIESSMYSPNVQYYGALHNMAHIMLGRQGDPHGKYNMPPGVMEHFETATRDPTFFRLHKYMDNIFKEHKYSLPPYTHEDLDFPGVNIDSLSIEGELKTFFEDYEFDLRNAVDSAEGIAMVELKANVHRLNHNDFSYVADVNNNNGNEVVGTFRLYLCPEYDNNHEQFDFNNGSWHCIEMDKFWKKLAPGGNHVVRKSSDSAVTVPDVPSLQSLMDAADSGSFSMPEYERACGIPNRMLLPKGKKDGMEFALILAVTDGGYDLTHPDVESEHGGTHAHCGAHGEIYPDKRPMGFPLDRRIPDRRVFDETTNFKLTHVKVYHDDHHH, encoded by the exons ATGTATTTAAGGAGGTCAGACGCTTTCTGGTGTCACAGACCCTTCTGTCCAGTCACAATGAAGGTCCTTGTCTTGTGCGTTTTTCTGGCGCTTGCTGCCGCAG acACCCCGTTGCCCAAGAGACAGCAAGATGTCAACCACCTACTGTGGAATGTGTATGACCATCACCACTTTGATGATCTGAAAGGATATGCTGCCTCCTTTGACCCAGTAGCTGACAAGTCACAATATAAGGATGGAGGAGAAGCTGCAGAACACCTAGTCCAGGAATACAAAGACCACAGGCTCCTTGAACAACATCACTGGTTCTCCCTCTTCAATGAACGCCAAAGAGAAGAGGCCCTTATGCTCTTCGATGTCTTCATGCAATGCAAGACCTGGGACTGTGCTGTTCATAATGCTGCATACTGGCGTGAACATATGAATGAAGGAGAGTTTGTTTATGCTTTGTACACAGCTGTTATTCACTCAGACCTTGGACATGGCATTGTTCTTCCCCCACTCTATGAAGTTACCCCTCATATGTTCACAAACAGTGAAATTATCCAAAAGGCTTACACAGCAAAGATGACTAATCAACCAGGTAAATTTGAGATGGAATTCACTGGTACAAAGAAAAATAAGGAACAACGTGTGGCTTACTTTGGAGAAGATATTGGAATGAATCTCCATCACGTCACATGGCATATGGATTATCCCTTCTGGTGGGAAGACAAATATGGAGGACACTTGGATCGCAAGGGAGAACTTTTCTTCTGGGTTCATCATCAGTTGACTGTTCGCTTTGATTCAGAGCGTCTCTCCAACCATTTAGATATGGTGGATGAACTCCAGTGGGAGAAACCAGTCGAAGAAGGCTTTGCCCCACATACTATCTACAAGTACGGAGGCGAATTCCCTGCCCGTCCTGACCATATTCACTTTGAAGATGTTGATGGAGTAGCAAGAGTTCGTGACATGGTTATTACAGAAAGTCGCATCCGTGATGCTATAGCTCATGGATACATCACAGGCAAAGATGGCAAAGTTATTGATATCATGAATGACCAAGGCGTTGACAAACTTGGTGACATCATTGAATCTTCTATGTACAGCCCCAATGTCCAGTATTATGGAGCTCTCCACAACATGGCTCACATTATGCTTGGCCGTCAAGGAGATCCTCATGGAAAATACAATATGCCTCCAGGTGTAATGGAACATTTTGAAACAGCTACTCGTGATCCTACATTCTTCCGtcttcataaatatatggataaCATCTTTAAGGAACATAAATATAGTCTTCCTCCATACACTCATGAAGACCTAGACTTCCCTGGTGTCAACATTGATAGCCTTAGCATTGAGGGAGAGCTTAAAACATTCTTTGAGGACTATGAATTTGACCTTCGAAATGCTGTAGACTCTGCTGAAGGTATTGCTATGGTTGAACTGAAAGCCAATGTTCATCGTCTAAACCACAATGACTTCTCCTATGTTGCTGATGTcaacaataataatggaaatgaagTTGTCGGTACTTTCCGCTTGTACCTTTGCCCCGAATATGACAACAATCATGAGCAGTTTGATTTCAATAATGGTAGCTGGCACTGTATCGAAATGGACAAATTCTGGAAGAAGT TGGCTCCTGGAGGAAATCATGTGGTAAGGAAATCCAGTGACTCTGCAGTAACTGTTCCTGATGTACCTAGCCTGCAGTCTCTCATGGATGCAGCTGATAGTGGTAGTTTTAGCATGCCCGAATACGAAAGAGCTTGCGGCATCCCCAACAGAATGCTTTTGCCCAAGGGTAAGAAAGACGGCATGGAATTTGCTCTAATTTTGGCAGTCACTGACGGAGGCTATGATTTAACTCATCCTGATGTTGAATCTGAACATGGAGGAACTCACGCTCACTGCGGAGCCCATGGTGAGATCTACCCAGACAAGCGTCCTATGGGATTCCCACTTGATCGCCGTATCCCAGACAGAAGAGTCTTTGATGAGACTACCAACTTCAAACTTACTCATGTGAAGGTATACCATGATGACCACCACCATTAA
- the LOC137624458 gene encoding hemocyanin B chain-like, whose translation MKVLVLCAFLALAAADTPLPKRQQDVNHLLWNVYDHHHFDDLKGYAASFDPVADKSQYKDGGEAAEHLVQEYKDHRLLEQHHWFSLFNERQREEALMLFDVFMQCKTWDCAVHNAAYWREHMNEGEFVYALYTAVIHSDLGHGIVLPPLYEVTPHMFTNSEIIQKAYTAKMTNQPGKFEMEFTGTKKNKEQRVAYFGEDIGMNLHHVTWHMDYPFWWEDKYGGHLDRKGELFFWVHHQLTVRFDSERLSNHLDMVDELQWEKPVEEGFAPHTIYKYGGEFPARPDHIHFEDVDGVARVRDMVITESRIRDAIAHGYITGKDGKVIDIMNDQGVDKLGDIIESSMYSPNVQYYGALHNMAHIMLGRQGDPHGKYNMPPGVMEHFETATRDPTFFRLHKYMDNIFKEHKYSLPEYTHEDLDFPGVNIDSLSIEGELKTFFEDYEFDLRNAVDSAEGIAMVELKANVHRLNHNDFSYVADVNNNNGNEVVGTFRLYLCPEYDNNHEQFDYTNGSWHCIEMDKFWKKLSPGGNHVVRKSSDSAVTVPDVPSLQSLMDAADSGSFSMPEYERACGIPNRMLLPKGTKDGMEFALFLAVTDGGYDLTHPDVESEHGGTHAHCGAHGEIYPDKRPMGFPLDRHISDRRVFDETTNIKITHIKVFHDEQHH comes from the exons ATGAAGGTCCTTGTCTTGTGCGCTTTTCTGGCGCTTGCTGCCGCAG acaCCCCGTTACCCAAGAGACAGCAAGATGTCAACCACCTACTGTGGAATGTGTATGACCATCACCACTTTGATGATCTGAAAGGATATGCTGCCTCCTTTGACCCAGTAGCCGACAAGTCACAATATAAGGATGGAGGAGAAGCTGCGGAACACCTAGTCCAGGAATATAAAGACCACAGGCTCCTTGAACAACATCACTGGTTCTCCCTCTTCAATGAACGCCAAAGAGAAGAGGCCCTTATGCTCTTCGATGTCTTCATGCAATGCAAGACCTGGGACTGTGCTGTTCATAATGCTGCATACTGGCGTGAACATATGAATGAAGGAGAGTTTGTTTATGCTTTGTACACAGCTGTTATTCACTCAGACCTTGGACATGGCATTGTTCTTCCCCCACTCTATGAAGTTACCCCTCATATGTTCACAAACAGTGAAATTATCCAGAAGGCTTACACAGCAAAGATGACTAATCAACCAGGTAAATTTGAGATGGAATTCACTGGTACAAAGAAAAATAAGGAACAACGTGTGGCTTACTTTGGAGAAGATATTGGAATGAATCTCCATCACGTCACATGGCATATGGATTATCCCTTCTGGTGGGAAGACAAATATGGAGGACACTTGGATCGCAAGGGAGAACTTTTCTTCTGGGTTCATCATCAGTTGACTGTTCGCTTTGATTCAGAGCGTCTCTCCAACCATTTAGATATGGTGGATGAACTCCAGTGGGAGAAACCAGTCGAAGAAGGCTTTGCCCCACATACTATCTACAAGTACGGAGGCGAATTCCCTGCCCGTCCTGACCATATTCACTTTGAAGATGTTGATGGAGTAGCAAGAGTTCGTGACATGGTTATTACAGAAAGTCGCATCCGTGATGCTATAGCTCATGGATACATCACAGGCAAAGATGGCAAAGTTATTGATATCATGAATGACCAAGGCGTTGACAAACTTGGTGACATCATTGAATCTTCTATGTACAGCCCCAATGTCCAGTATTATGGAGCTCTCCACAACATGGCTCACATTATGCTTGGCCGTCAAGGAGATCCTCATGGAAAATACAATATGCCTCCAGGTGTAATGGAACATTTTGAAACCGCTACTCGTGATCCTACATTCTTCCGtcttcataaatatatggataaCATCTTTAAGGAACATAAATATAGTCTTCCTGAATACACTCATGAAGACCTGGACTTCCCTGGTGTCAACATTGATAGCCTTAGCATTGAGGGAGAGCTTAAAACGTTCTTTGAAGACTATGAATTTGACCTTCGAAATGCTGTAGACTCTGCTGAAGGTATTGCTATGGTTGAACTGAAAGCCAATGTTCATCGTCTAAACCACAATGACTTCTCCTATGTTGCTGATGTcaacaataataatggaaatgaagTTGTCGGTACTTTCCGCTTATACCTTTGCCCCGAATATGATAACAATCATGAACAGTTTGATTACACAAATGGCAGCTGGCACTGTATTGAAATGGACAAATTCTGGAAGAAGT TGTCTCCTGGAGGAAATCATGTGGTAAGGAAATCCAGTGACTCTGCAGTCACTGTTCCTGATGTACCTAGCCTGCAGTCTCTCATGGATGCAGCTGACAGTGGTAGTTTTAGCATGCCCGAATATGAAAGGGCTTGTGGCATCCCCAACAGAATGCTTTTGCCCAAAGGTACAAAAGACGGAATGGAATTTGCTCTATTTTTGGCAGTCACTGACGGAGGCTATGACCTAACACATCCTGATGTTGAATCTGAGCATGGTGGAACTCACGCTCACTGTGGAGCCCATGGTGAAATCTACCCAGACAAGCGTCCTATGGGATTCCCTCTTGATCGTCATATCTCAGACAGACGAGTATTTGACGAAACTACCAATATCAAGATTACACATATCAAGGTATTCCATGATGAACAACACCACTAA
- the LOC137624459 gene encoding hemocyanin B chain-like yields the protein MKVLVLCAFLAIAAADTPLPKRQQDVNHLLWNVYDHHHFDDLKGYAASFDPVADKSQYKDGGEAAEHLVQEYKDHRLLEQHHWFSLFNERQREEALMLFDVFMQCKTWDCAVHNAAYWREHMNEGEFVYALYTAVIHSDLGHGIVLPPLYEVTPHMFTNSEIIQKAYTAKMTNQPGKFEMEFTGTKKNKEQRVAYFGEDIGMNLHHVTWHMDFPFWWEDKYGGHLDRKGELFFWVHHQLTVRFDSERLSNHLDMVDELQWEKPVEEGFAPHTIYKYGGEFPARPDHIHFEDVDGVARVRDMVITESRIRDAIAHGYITGKDGKVIDIMNDQGVDKLGDIIESSMYSPNVQYYGALHNMAHIMLGRQGDHHGKYNMPPGVMEHFETATRDPTFFRLHKYMDNIFKEHKYSLPEYTHEDLDFPGVNIDSLSIEGELKTFFEDYEFDLRNAVDSAEGIAMVELKANVHRLNHNDFSYVADVNNNNGNEVVGTFRLYLCPEYDNNHEQFDYTNGSWHCIEMDKFWKKLSPGGNHVVRKSSDSAVTVPDVPSLQSLMDAADSGSFSMPEYERACGIPNRMLLPKGTKDGMEFALFLAVTDGGYDLTHPDVESEHGGTHAHCGAHGEIYPDKRPMGFPLDRHISDRRVFDETTNIKITHIKVFHDEHHH from the exons ATGAAGGTCCTTGTCTTGTGCGCTTTTCTGGCGATTGCTGCCGCAG acACCCCGTTGCCCAAGAGACAGCAAGATGTTAACCACCTACTGTGGAATGTGTATGACCATCACCACTTTGATGATCTGAAAGGATATGCTGCCTCCTTTGACCCAGTAGCTGACAAGTCACAATATAAGGATGGAGGAGAAGCTGCAGAACACCTAGTCCAGGAATACAAAGACCATAGGCTCCTTGAACAACATCACTGGTTCTCCCTCTTCAATGAACGCCAAAGAGAAGAGGCCCTTATGCTCTTCGATGTCTTCATGCAATGCAAGACCTGGGATTGTGCTGTTCATAATGCTGCATACTGGCGTGAACATATGAATGAAGGAGAGTTTGTTTACGCTTTGTACACAGCTGTTATTCACTCAGACCTTGGACATGGCATTGTTCTTCCTCCACTCTATGAAGTTACCCCTCATATGTTCACAAACAGTGAAATTATCCAAAAGGCTTACACAGCAAAGATGACTAATCAACCAGGTAAATTTGAGATGGAATTCACTGGTACAAAGAAAAATAAGGAACAACGTGTGGCTTACTTTGGAGAAGATATTGGAATGAATCTCCATCACGTCACATGGCATATGGATTTTCCCTTCTGGTGGGAAGACAAATATGGAGGACACTTGGATCGCAAGGGAGAACTTTTCTTCTGGGTTCATCATCAGTTGACTGTTCGCTTTGATTCAGAGCGTCTCTCCAACCATTTAGATATGGTGGATGAACTCCAGTGGGAAAAACCAGTCGAAGAAGGCTTTGCCCCACATACTATCTACAAGTATGGAGGCGAATTCCCTGCCCGTCCTGACCATATTCACTTTGAAGATGTTGATGGAGTAGCAAGAGTTCGTGACATGGTTATTACAGAAAGTCGCATACGTGATGCTATAGCTCATGGATACATCACAGGCAAAGATGGCAAAGTTATTGATATCATGAATGACCAAGGCGTTGACAAACTTGGTGACATCATTGAATCGTCTATGTACAGTCCCAATGTCCAGTATTATGGAGCTCTCCACAACATGGCTCACATTATGCTTGGCCGTCAAGGAGATCATCATGGAAAATACAATATGCCTCCAGGTGTAATGGAACATTTTGAAACCGCTACTCGTGATCCTACATTCTTCCGtcttcataaatatatggataaCATCTTTAAGGAACATAAATACAGTCTTCCTGAATACACTCATGAAGACCTGGACTTCCCTGGTGTCAACATTGATAGCCTTAGCATTGAGGGAGAGCTTAAAACATTCTTTGAGGACTATGAATTTGACCTTCGAAATGCTGTAGACTCTGCTGAAGGTATTGCTATGGTTGAACTGAAAGCCAATGTTCATCGTCTAAACCACAATGACTTCTCCTATGTTGCTGATGTcaacaataataatggaaatgaagTTGTCGGTACTTTCCGCTTGTACCTTTGCCCCGAATATGATAACAATCATGAGCAGTTTGATTACACAAATGGCAGCTGGCACTGTATCGAAATGGACAAATTCTGGAAGAAGT TGTCTCCTGGAGGAAATCATGTGGTAAGGAAATCCAGTGACTCTGCAGTCACTGTTCCTGATGTACCTAGCCTGCAGTCTCTCATGGATGCAGCTGACAGTGGTAGTTTTAGCATGCCCGAATATGAAAGGGCTTGTGGCATCCCCAACAGAATGCTTTTGCCCAAGGGTACAAAAGACGGAATGGAATTCGCTCTATTTTTGGCAGTCACTGACGGAGGCTATGACCTAACACATCCTGATGTTGAATCTGAGCATGGTGGAACTCATGCTCACTGTGGAGCCCATGGTGAAATCTACCCAGACAAGCGTCCCATGGGATTCCCTCTTGATCGTCACATCTCAGACAGACGAGTCTTTGACGAAACTACCAATATCAAGATTACACATATCAAGGTATTCCATGATGAACACCACcactaa